Below is a genomic region from Echinicola rosea.
CCAACACTCACGTTACCATATGAGAAACCTGAAAAAGTATATGTTGTATATTCTGTTGGACAAGTCCTTCCTTCCTCTCTTTCATCCTTATAAAACCCCTGTCCCTGAACAAAATTAGACCAGCCAGCATATTCTCCTTGAGCATACGCCTTATTACCTAATTCTTTAAGTGTCAATGAAGGCAACAGTTCATCCTCTTCAAAGTCAAGACTTACCACCACATTCAATACCAGCATCAGCCCGAATACTCCAGCAACTGCCCAACGCAGTCTTTTAGTGATTTTTTGATTGTTTTTCATAAAAGTGAAAATTTTAATGTTTATTATATTATCTATTTCCAAAATTAGTAAATCGTTCAGTAACAAAATGGTACATTTTAGGACATTTTAGCCCAAAACAGGACACGAACATGTTATTTACTAAATCTTTCTATTGATTTCCCTAGAAAATCATGTGAAATAAAAAAACATTATGAGGTCTCATTATTCCACAACTTTGGTCATTCTTTCAGTAAAATTGTCCTGGTTATTTCAGTTCTCCTGTTCAATAGATCGACCCTATTTTACCACCATAGCTGCTCTCCCATGGCATATGTAAATATTCTCTCTTCCTTCCCTTTAGTCAGGTTCCTTAGTATATACAATCCTTGGGAAGGTACCTGTTCATAATAAAGTTCCTGTTGGCTTGCCGTTATTTGCCCCATACTCACCCATTTTTCTTTCCAATAAAACAATTCATAAGTGTCTCCAACTTCTATAAAATTGGTATCACTTCTTGGACAGTATCTTACTTTTACAATTCGTTGGGGACTACCCAAATCCAATCCCACCCAAGGTTCCATTTTCCGAGGCCTCATAAAATAGGTCAATAAATCTCCATCAAAAGGGTATGAAAAAAAACGATTACCAGAGATATCACCATTTGGATCCCCTATTACTTTTCCTTCAAGTTTTACAGTGTCCCCAGTCTGTTCATCCATCCCATAAAATTCCAATTCAGACATATCACCGCGACCTCCTTCAGGTATCCACATCCTTACATATCGATAATGGCTTTTATCATCAACATATTTCGTTTCTATCTTCTCAGGAGTTTTATTGATGCTAAAAAAGGTGGTAGAATCAGAAAAGTTCCTTTTGTTTGCCCCTTGTATTCTGTTTCCAATTACGAATCCCATAATTCCCTTCATGTAAGAAGTCAAGGGATATTTTCTGGTGATTTTCATATCTTTTAAATCCTGAGTATTTGCTTCTAGGTCAACAATATTTCCCAGTGTGTCCAATAGGAACGGTTCGCTAATTTGCTCGTATAATCCATTATTATACCTCTGCAAAATATATACGATTCCTCCTCCCATATTTCGAAAAAAGACCTTTTTACCTTTCACCTCACCCCAATATTGAGGCACCCAATCCTGATTATTATAAGTGGCCAGAAAGACAGGTTGGTCTATATCGACCGAAGTTATCAACGGAATATCAACATCAAACGTCCGTACATAATCGTGGGTCACGTCAATTCTATAAAAATCCTGAAATTCCGGAGGCAACTTCTGCCATTTCTGCCAGCTAAGCCCTGGGGTTTGGTATATAAAAGTTTTCCTGAATACTTTTGCCACCTTCCTAAAGGATAAATCCAGTGCAAATCCCTTGTTTACGGCATCAAAAGGATAAAAAGTATCATCCTCAAGGAGCAAAACATTCCATTCATGCCCTGCATTTGATCCCGCCCATTGCGGCACAAAGTCCACTCCAACAGGGAGACCGTTTGCCCTCATGGCC
It encodes:
- a CDS encoding transglutaminase-like domain-containing protein gives rise to the protein MKRIFILLIVVFCSFCKSEPYERVLEKSGNNKEELEKILHYYKDAEDKEKLKAAKFLIGNMEGKYWFGGEEKEKYKPLFDTIQHLWEAGKHVNFDYKKSLGKYWDSLKQAMGNPRIEYTQVFFDLHNLDADFVIDHIDQAFIARETLPWCQNLSFEDFCDYVLPYRIGTEVPENWRISLWDKWQTLRDTITEPNRMKLAKIINDHNAYKMHHMGLFWSYPFDMTASEFERVRLGSCKHSVFYTAMAMRANGLPVGVDFVPQWAGSNAGHEWNVLLLEDDTFYPFDAVNKGFALDLSFRKVAKVFRKTFIYQTPGLSWQKWQKLPPEFQDFYRIDVTHDYVRTFDVDIPLITSVDIDQPVFLATYNNQDWVPQYWGEVKGKKVFFRNMGGGIVYILQRYNNGLYEQISEPFLLDTLGNIVDLEANTQDLKDMKITRKYPLTSYMKGIMGFVIGNRIQGANKRNFSDSTTFFSINKTPEKIETKYVDDKSHYRYVRMWIPEGGRGDMSELEFYGMDEQTGDTVKLEGKVIGDPNGDISGNRFFSYPFDGDLLTYFMRPRKMEPWVGLDLGSPQRIVKVRYCPRSDTNFIEVGDTYELFYWKEKWVSMGQITASQQELYYEQVPSQGLYILRNLTKGKEERIFTYAMGEQLWW